In the Hirundo rustica isolate bHirRus1 chromosome 2, bHirRus1.pri.v3, whole genome shotgun sequence genome, TTGTGGCAAGAAGCTCAAGTGCTTTTTTGGCATTAGATGAAGGTTCCTATATCCCTTCTTGATCAAGACAGGATCCTAGATCCTGTCTTAAAAATTCCATAAACACAGATACAATGAGGATATGGACAGGAAAGTTAGTCAAATTGCTCACACCTACACGTACAGTAGCAGCCGGTGACCTATTTGGTCtgcaccagctggatgcagagtAGCTCTGGTCTGGAAGATTTAGTGCTGAATTTTCATGACTCCAAATCCAAATTACAAACCCCAGCAGCGTTGCCCCGAGCCCAGTTACACACTTTCTGACCTCTGGAACAGTACCAGCTTGGGTTTGACCAACATGGAACATGTGAGGGTTATGCAGAAACCACCCATGGAGAAGCTGAGGAAAAGCTGGGGAGAGAAGAGCCCTGGAGAGCTGGTGCCTTTGGAAAGACAGAGAGTGAGAATTCCTTTTGTCCAGACCCAAACCCAGTAATTTTCTGGAGAGCATACGGACCCTCGCATGTCATTGCGGTGCACACCCAGTTCCCGCAGGCACAGACGCAGCGGTTGCACTCCACCTGGGTCTCTGCTCCGTCCTCATAGGTCTCATCTTCCAGGGCACACTCTGATGAGGCATAAAACAAGGGCAGTGCTTGTGAGAGAGCGAGCAGGCTAAAGACAGCATACTTTGGAGATGCCTTGAGAGAGAAGATGAGGTTTAAGGGGAAGCCTTCCTTCCCCAACCACCAGAAGTTTCCTCATGACTAAAATGTTCATGCTGAATTTGGTGAATGAAATCAGCCAAAAAATGATTTGGGAAAGTCAAACcctttggttttcttcctcagaagaACACACTTCCATTTCTCAACTCCAAGTGAAATCTCAGTGTTGAGATTTGTTTGAATTTCCTTATCTGTTATACAAAGAAAAGAACTCCTGAAATGAAAGCTCGGGTTATTCTGATCCAGGTGGGGATAAGCTGGGGAAATTATTTGGAAGGATAGCGAACTTTGAGATGCTCATCAGAGAGGCTCTCTGTGTGAAAGGCAGAGCATAGCAGGACTTTGGTCTGGTCTGACTTTCCTAAGTTATCCGGCCATGAACTCCTCACATGATTGACCTCTGCACTGTTAAATACATGCCTTGACCTTACAAGCGTACTGTACCCATTCAACCTACGTCATTGCTTCTAGAATCCAAACCTTTCTCATCACAAGAGCTCTGGGACagtaaaagcagtattttacaCAATGCAGGGACAAAAAGTGCTGTTGGATGAGAGGCAGGCATATATTAAAATTATCGCTGGCAGCAGAGTTACAGCACCCCATGTCTGGCCTGAAGctgatctcttttctttcctcccttcccaggaCCCCTCATGTTCCCCAGGAGAAGTGAGGAGTTCCTACTTTTCTCTGGTGGGTTGAAGGATGGGCTGAGGCACTTGAGAAATTCATTGAAGCTGAGCTTCCAGTCAGCATTTTCATCTGACAGCTCGATGAGGGCATCTACGCAGAGTCCCCTGAAAGGAAACACGGAGGTTTGTTCTGCACGGAGCTGTGCTAGGCtggtccctgctctgctgccttcagagTGCAAAACAGTAAAGTAAACCAGAGTAAAACCAGTAATGACTAGGGAGACTCCAAGATGTCTGGCAGAAAGCGGCTTCTCTAAGGAAACCTCATGGgatacagagaaaagaaaaacagtcacAAAATACTCTCTGTCTGTCAACAGCCTGGGCAGTGGAGGGATATTCAGAACAGCAGGAATGGAACATCCACATTTGTTGACATCTACATGCTGTCACACAGCTAGAGATGCAAGCACAGCATAACCACAAGCAGCCTTTCCGCATGCAGTGGCAAAGAAAGAGGGAAACCTCTCAAACTATAGGCTGTGTATGAACGGTGTTTTCCCACCATCTTCTTTGCACTGGATCTAGCTATTAGGCAGAAGGTGAGGGGAGTCCCCAGGGAAGCTAATTTATTAGGTACTAGAAAGAAGATGACAAATCTTCTGTTACCCAACTCCCTTCTAGCTGCACAAGTGCGAGATTTAAGGCAAAAGAGGCTTGGAATACATGCCTAACATGAAGGGTAGAGATGGGACTGCTCCTCTTGTGGTGTTCAAGCCTGTTTAAGTAAGAAGCCACTTCATACACTGTTAACTCTGTCAGTGCAAGCCCTAACTGATATTTACCATGAGCGAAGTTCCATGTTCCATTCTACCACATCTGCCCCCCTGGCCCTCCCTCTGGCATCCTGTCCACTGCCCACCTGAGCAACTTGTTGGTCTCCTGATCCATGTAGGTGGTGATGTTGATGGCAGTTTCATTCTGCTCCACAAACTTCAGGAATTCAGTGGAGTCCAAGCGAGAATCACCATCATCAAAGCTCTGTAGGGGAATATGGGAAGATGGGAGAGGCTCTCATTTATCAAAGtaccccttccttcttcctcttccataCGTACATAGCATTTTGAAGCTTTAGTGAGACAAGTTCCATTATCCCTGTTTTTCACAAGGAAAGATgctcagagaaaagcagcaacatATCCACATTAGCCTCAGAATGAGAGAGGTATGATCCTAGCCTTGGTCTCACAGATAAGCTACACTGCCTCTCATTCACCTCCTGCTGCTTGATTTATGGCTCTAACcctatttcttctctttttttcagccAGCTCTTAGCCTTCTTATATACCTCCTGCCTTAAAGCAGACCAGCTGCATTCAAGGAGGTGTCAGCTTTCCAATATGGGTAAATCCAAAGCTGTGCCTGAACTCTGACAGtgacaaaagggaaaaatcacaGGAAGCAATTTTCTGCTGATACCAGGGAAAAAATTTAATGCAATAGCACAACACCTCACCATCAACTTCTTAAGGTCCCAACAAGACTCCTGGCACTGAAGAGCAGCGTTTTTAGCCCCAAAATCCTGGATGTACTCCCAAAGAAGTAATTgcattttgctttcctgtttgGAGATGTGACACCGCAGTGCTGGGCACTCAGCAGGAATTGCTGTGCCCCCTCAGAGACAGCTGCATTGCTGTGAGTGGAAAATTAATCCTGCACACAGACTGCTGGCACCTAATTTTTGCTGTGTGATTGGGGCAGGTTGCTGTGGCTCCTTGTGTAGTGCTCTCAGGAATGCTGGAATAGACACTGCCTGTTGTTAACCTCTGTGTGTTTCAGGAGAAACATCTAGGGCTAGGGAAATTATCCTGCATAACTGCTCCACATGTGAACTTCCACTAGACTTTGAAGCCTCTTGTCCTGctttattgtttatttatttatttatttattggtgAAAATTACTGCAGTTCTCTTAATGACCCAGATTGTTAGGTGAGTTTTCTTGCCTTTCGAATCTAGGGTCTACATGAAGGCATTCCCACAGAGATCCTCTAAAATGGAGCAGCTTCCCACTGCTGGCCTTGCTCCCCTTGAAATAATGCCCTTCAAGGTCATGGCCTGCCTGACTAACAAAGCACATCCCAGTGAGCCCCACAAGTCAGACTTCCAGGAGGGGAATAGCTTAATGCCACATCTACGAACCTCCCCaacaaggagaaaagggaaaaggttcATTTCAACTATGCCTCCAGTGTTTCCTACATGCAGGACAGGAATCAGGCCGTTTGCAGGAATGCAGGGCATGAAGAGCCCCACAGCTTGGCATGACACAATTCTTCCAGTGACAGCAGACACTTGTTGCTGACacaattttctgtgtgtttgaaGTAATTtagtttgctttgctttgattCATCCCAAACTCtgaattctgctttaaaaacatttcaaagctTTAAGAATAAGATAGTTGAAAAGGTGGATTACCACCTgacagagaatcacagaatcattaatgttggaaaagatctccaagatcatcgagtccaacctcTGATCGAACAGCACATTATCAACTAAACCACAGCACCAAGGGCCACAGTTGTTTCTTGAACCCTTCCAGgagtggtgactccaccacctcccttgGCAGCCACTCTTTCCTCAGCCTGTAGTGCTGCCTGGGATTGTTGTGACCCAaatgcaggacccagcacttggcCTTACTGAACCTCATACTGCTGACCTTGGCCATGGAAATTCTCCCTTTGGTGCAAGCAGAGGTATTTCTTTGCCATAAGAACTCTCACCCAGTGGCTAGGAtcagtgctgcagaaaaacTGGGACAGTAAAGAGAACATGAGGCTGCCTgtctctgagctgcagcctcaggaTGTCACCAGCACGCTGACAGGTTGGGGACAGCGGGTGTGAACGGCTTGTGCGGTGACAGTGGAACAAGCCTGTGACTGGCTCATGCATTTCAGCAAAGCCCACGACCTGGGGAGACCCTGCAAAAGTGACTGGGGACAGCACATTTGCAGGGAGAGGGACTGACACAGGACACTGCTGCTTTTGGGTGCTGGCAGGCACTGACAGGAGTGCCCAGGGCAATGGATTTCCACAGACAGAGCAGCATGAAAGGCTGCAAATGTGAGGATGCTCTGTGGAGTGAGGGGACCGGCTCCTCTGCCTCACCAGGGGGTGCCATTGCCATGGCAAATTTGCTTGCAGTGCTAACTCCTGTCAGGCACCATTAATCTCTTGCTCTCAACAGCTCATGATTTAAAtgctctctcctcttccccacctgctcctccagctccatcctgaaTCCTTTGAAGTCTCTGTCAGAAGCCAGGCATGAGAGGGAGGGACACAGCAGTGCATGTGGCAAGAGCATAGGAGAAGCTCAGGACCTTCTGGTTACAGAGGGACAGACTgacagagaggagggaggagcaggattATTGCAAGGCCCAAGACTCAAGTAgttcctttccctctgcagagtactagggagctgccagctctcAGACACAACTGGGACATATTCTTTGAAGCCCCCAAGTGCCCCCTATACCCATCTCAGCATGGCCTTGGAACTATCTGGGAAAAAGAATCAGCAGCCCCTGCCACAGCTTCCTGCATTTTGAgcattttcaccttttttcctctgttttttgaCCCCTGAGATTAGTTCTTTACTCTGCTACAGGCACATGTGGCTtgccctcctccttttccccaggtcAGGTCAGACAGCAGGAGCCAGAGATCTTCCACATCTGGTTGTCACAAGCTGTGtcagtggctgctgcaggcagcccaTAACACATCAGGACTTATCAGATCCCTCTGGTGCCCAGTTCCACAGGCACATCACTCACTGGAGCCTCTCAGCTGGGGGCACAGCAGCTGTTATGCAGTGACCAGACAAGAAATGTTGTCTGGGCTCTGAGGCAGGTGCTGCTCTACTTGCCTTGAAGTATTTGTCCAGGATTTCACTGTAGTTACTGCCCTTGGAGAACCACCCATCTGGGATAATCTCAGCTTCCAGCCACTGGATCACCCGGCGACGAAGCTCGTCCCTGTCCGACTGGTAGCAGACAACTGCAATGGGAGACAgtacagcagaaggaaaaacaagagtGAGAGAAATCGAGCTGGCAGGGAGATGACAGAGAGAGGACTGGAAATAAAAGCCAGCCAGCCCTCCCTCATGGCAGCTCGCAGCCCCTCAGTCCGTCTGGTCCTTGGAGTTACATCactgccagagcccagcagatGCGGCATGTGCTGAATCGAGGATGGGCTGTTGGTGACACCATGTGGCAAGGCCGGAAAACAACACTCCTGCCAAAGCTCCTCCTTCCCATTCCTCAAGCTTGTGGAAGAACCCGGAGCTGACTCATCTTGGTGTGAAGAGCCCCAGACTGAGGGAGGAAGGTAACTGACAATGTCCCCAGGCTTCTACACTGCGTAGAATGGCCATTCAGCTGTCAGTCCTAAAATACCAAAACCTCTATCCTCTGCCAGGGTGAAGACTAGACTGAGCAAGCCTTTCTACCACTCTGTCTCCAAGACTTGAATTTCAGGGCCTATCATCTCAGGAAATATTGTTTCTTCAAGGATTTGTCCACTCTGACAGGAAACGAGAGGGTGTCAAGTTGGGCCTGTTCACTCGCAGTGTTTGCCAGTGGCACGGGTTTCTCCAGGGGGGTTATCGCTGTGTGTGCTAGTACAAACTGtgctttcagaaacaaaactgaaagccTGGCTGTGAATTGTCACACCTGCCCAGTGGCCAGCAAAGCCAGAAAAGGAATCAGTGTGCATTCACGTCACTTACACACACTAAGGATCTTCTGAATCCAGTGACTGCTATCACCACCAGATGGAGAGATGAAATAAACCCGGCATGTTTAATTTTGTACTTCTTTAAAACTGCTTTAGGGTGGTGGTCATGCTCTGACAGGGTCCTTCCTCTTTAGTTAGTATGAGGCTTTGCTCTCATCTGTCCTAGGAAGTTAAAGTTGGTGGTTATAGAGCTCGAGTACTTAGAGGTCATGAATGGGAAAAGGCTCTCCTGATGACAAGCCATGGCCCTAAAATCCAGTGTTAAGTACACATGGCAATACATAAGGGGAGAAACCAAGCACAGGGAGTTGAAGAGACTTATAATTTAGgtgatcatagaatcatttatgTTAGAAGAGACTCTTAAGATCATCTTGTTGGCTGATGGTAGAGGCAGTTCAGCTGTATCTCCTGACTCTCTGCCTCTGCACCCATTGGTTCATCACTCCTAAAgcagtttccttttaaaagagtGCTCTTGGAGTTGGGGACAACAGCTCCACAGTTATGGTCTTAGATCCCCAATGAAGGCGGTGAAAGAGTGCTCCATCCTTCAGTCTGGGTGATGAGCACAGTTTGAGTCCCTGGGGGCAAACTGGGTTTCTTTGCACCTTTGCACTCAGTCACTGAGACATCCCAGCACAGTGAAAAGCCCAGGAGATGTATGAGCTCTGAAAGGTTACCCAAGAGTGAAGAGCCAGGCAATCACATTTCAGTAGATTTATCAACTCAGACTCTTCTACAGCCCATGCAGGATAGGACTTttacacagagctctgcactccCCCAGCACACCCTCCTGCCATCTCCCAGAGCATACAAATTCATACAGAGGCCTCAGCCAAACAGGAGACAGCTTCTTACCTGGACTTGCAGCTGGATTCTCAGACTTCTTCTCTGTTAATGGAAAGACAGAAGAGGACATTTCTGATGCAGTGTGAAGCAATACAAATCTCTTACCACCACAGGTAAAAGCAGAGGAACCTGGGAGTCTTTGGATATATGAGGGCCACATGCATGATTGAGGGGCTGGAATCCCCTGGACCCTGAGGAGATACTGAGGACAATTTAGACTGAAGAACTGAAGGCTCAGGGACAATCTCATCGATGTTTATAAATCTGATGGAAGGAAATGAGGAAGCCTGTGCCAGACTTTTATCCATGGTATCCAATGACAGGGCAAGAGACAGTGGGCACACATTTAAACACATGAAACTCCGTCTGAACACAAGAAAACCATGCAGCTGGTGTGAGTGTGGGAGTTAAACAGCCCCATTGATGAGGCAAAATCCTTGCTCCTAAAGTTAATGAGGGTGCTTATGATGATGGATGATAGCATTGGTTTTAGAAGTTTAGCCCCAGAGCGTGACTTTTCCTCAGCAGTTAAACTGAGACACTTGGCTGAATCCAAAAGCTTAGAGTGAGGCAACAGGAGCAAAaggctgccctgctctcctgagtGCCACACTTCCAGAAGCTTAGGGAGACAATAGCTCCAAGGTCCCCTCACAGTCAAGGTGTCAGGGTTCTGAGTGTGCTAATGAGGGCCTTAATGACCCTGCTGGCCTCACCCCGAGCTTCCATCCATACTCTAACCATGAGCCATGAGGCTCCATTCCATATCTGATGCCTCAACTCCTAATCCTTGCCTGTGATTATTATGTTGTAGCCAAGcctgtctccagctctgttgCAACAACTCTCTTCCATAGGCTGTTGATCCAGACCCTGACCCGGTGAACATGTTTCCACCTTGatctcagccctgctgagacTTCATCACTATGAGCTTGTCTGGCTGTTGTCTGATTCTGGTCACCAGAACCACCAGCCCTGACTTCACGACTTGATTTCAGGCCTGCTCCATCACTGCCAGCTTGCCTGGTCATCCGGACTCTTGCTTGAATCCAGCTACTGTTCAGAGCCTTGCCTTGTTTACCGCACTCAGCAACTGTGGGGCAAGGTCTTGGCCAGTGAGGCCTCTGCCTTGCCTTGTTTTCACGCTTCCCTGCCCACTCTTTGTCCCTGAGAGTGTAGGCAGCCCTCCTTGCCAGGTTACCTTTGCAGTGGCCATCGTAATCCACCTGGATCTTGGAGCCGGTGAGGCAGGCGTCGCGGTGCAGCTCGCAGTGGTTCAGGTACGTCTTGCCATTGCTCCCGCACACAGGCCTCTTGTGAGGTTTGCATTTCTGGGGGAGAGCCAGAGAACACAGCATTTCACCTGCCTCCTTGGGACAGCCCAGCTCAAGAGAAGTCCTTGGCATTGTCCCCTCGGCCCTGTGTTTGGAACAGGCGAATTTACCCTCATTTCCCCAGAAAAACCCACACAGGGAAGCTGTGCGTGTGAGTTCAAAGGCCTCACTTCATCCCAGTGTCCAACACCAGCAGGATGACAGGAGtctttctgaaagcagaacCCTGCAGAGAAATCAGTGCTCAGCATAAATATGGAGCATAATTCTGCAACTGCTGCTCCATGTGCCGTGGCCATGCCTGCCCAGAGGTGTTTTTGTGCCTCTGGTCTATGCACCTGTGCCTGCTTGGCTCATTGCATCTCTCTGTAGACTCAGCTCCACCCTTCTGCAACCAAATGGCAGAATAAGGCATCAGCCATGAACAAAGAGCACAGCCTACAGCAAAGAGAGAGTTCACCAGTGCCACTGTTCAGGCTATGAGCTTCTTTCTTCTGCCCCTTTTGGTCTGGCCAAGCCTACCCAGAGTGACAGACTTGCTTCCTACTAATGGGGCATTTCACTCTCCAGTGCCCAGGCTGGTCATGCCAGAGCTGCAAGCTCTGAGGGAAGGGGGAACAAAGAGCCACGTGGCCATTCCCAGGAGCCAGGCAGAAATGTTTTGAAGGCATGGGGCAGAGCAGAGTAGGGAGACACTGTGTCTCTACAATTGGGAAAGACTCTTCTAATCATCTCTGACTCCCTGCTGGGTAAAGCTATTCATCCTTACAGCACTCTACCACAATTATTTCCATCTtacaaaagctgatttttagTAGGGTGCTTGTAACCTCCTCAAACAAGATACCAGTGAGGGCAGGCTGTCTTGGAGTTCACAGACCACTCCCTAGAGTGCCCTTCAAAGCCAGTTGCATATCCATACCCCACTGGGCTTTCCCAACAAAAGACTTCCAGTCTCCTGTGCATGTAAAGACCCTCGGCAGTCCtgcaagcagcacagctgcGAGTCCCAGACTATATCTACCCTACAGGGCTCTTCCCCCACACAACACTGGAACAGTCCTGCTGTTTGAAGAGCCACTGTGAATTTGCAGCTGCTTCAAAGCAGCCACAGCCTTATTCCATCACAGGATCCTTGCAGTGACAGAAACCCATCGGGGGGTGATGGTGGTGACCCCTGTCCCAGACACAGAACCTGTGCTGCTCCCGTACCTCAATGCAGAGGCAGGTTGGCTCTCCCTTCTCCGTCACTGCACACTCACGCCCAGCTCCACAGAAAACATTGGCACAGATCTTAGATTTGCTCCTTGGCTCTTCCTGCAAGACACAAAGTCAGAGATGCAAAATACATCATTACTCAGAAGAGTAACAAtgcagtttgaaaaaaaaaaccaaaaccacatttAACTGGTATCAGGACAAAAGGTACCAACCACGGTGCTAAGGTGGGGATGACAGAACAAGAGAGACACGACTTCAGTAGATGGACAGCTCAGACAATAAGAAGGAGCAGACACAAAAACAAGGGCTACAGTCCCAGGAATACAGGGTTTCCTTCTGGTCATTCCTGGAAAATCACCTGGGAGAATTGGAGCAAACATGATCAAGAGGAAGTCTAGCAAGAATGGCAAGAATAATTTGCTCATGTCAAGGACTGCtgtctttaaaatttcttttcatggaGGGTAGGGAGCAGAAATGCGTTTTCTTGAGACATTTAAGAAGAAGGTGAACATATCCCTAGAGAAAGATACAATACAAACAGGCAGAAGAAATTGCTATCAGGCACCAGATAACGTCCTTGTCATAAAAAGTGACAAAACTACATGAACCGTTATCTTGCTTTCACTGGTCAAGATTAAACACTTTAAAGGAAGAACACTGTCATGGATGAGATAATTATCCAGTAATCCTCCCATAATGAAAGTTCCTTCCTGGTTCCTGACAGCCTGTGGTTGACTTATGCCCTACAGCACAATTTATATGCTTTACAGTTTTCTCCTAGCCAAAGTCATCACAAGTATTGTTCACATAActgtcaaatattttctttttttttttttcttggagtcCTACAGCATTCCTAAACTGGTGACATCTAGCATGGAATATTTCCATACTTTAATCATGGTTTTGATACAACTACCACTTATTTGTATCCATTTAATGCCTTTTTAAATagacttttaaaagaagaagGTAGGTTCCAGGGGTTCAGACTTTGAAGAACCTGCCTTAATTCCCTGCTTtgtcattaattttctttgtgactCTTGTTTCATCTAACATTTCCCACCTGTATGTTGAATACCTGATTTATACCAGCCAACTGGCTTCTGCAACAGTTTTGCATCAGAAAGAAGATTGAGGAATGAAAAAGAATCAGTGAGATAAGTCAATCACATCTGCTGTGTTTCTTCTGtctaatactttttttttttttttttttctttctcatttgaGTATTATTCTTATACTCTGCTGATTTGTGGCATCTTTGTACCTCCAtcacatatttttgaaaacagatgACGATAAAGGAACAGAATTTGTCGGAAGAGCACACATTATTGACAAATGctgaacacattttttccttctgtttcttctttatcctaattttttttgcctttaaacCCCAATTTCACAGAGAGCTGTTGTGTTTACTGAACAGTCCACAGAGACAGCCAGAAGATTTTCTGAAAAACCTTGCCCTGGTCTTCAGAATAGTTTGTTTGCTGGCCTACTGCACAATTCATCAAACCCGAGAAGGTTTTTTCAAAGCACGAATCCCTCCAGGTTCACATAGTGACAAACATCTTTCGTACTCTCTGCAGGTGTTCCTATTTTGCTGCTTATTCTGTCAAACACAGTATTTGGACACGCCAGTCTTAGCTGAGAAATTAATCCCATGTCCCAGGCCTGTTCTCTCCATGAAGACAGCAttctccctctgccttttcatctcttttcaCATATTGTTTCTGAGCTATATCCACCTCTCTCTATTCTCTTTCCAGTGGAGGGCTGGGGTAAATGAGCTGGGTGCTTCTGGGGTGGGATGGAACAGCGGGAGTACTTCACTGCACAAAGCAACCTCCTGCAACTcagggcaggaaagaaagaatagCTCATTTTGCAAAATGCACAAGGAAATACCCAAATTGTCCAAGGCTGGGGTCTGACTTTGGGCACTCACACACCTAAAATGCAGCGTAGCTACCAAAGCGCTGATCCATGTAAGGGGTTTTGAGCGACTTGTCAATCCCTTCAAGCAAAGACAGAAGAcaccagctgggcacagctttGAGTGGCCCAGCAGCAAGGTCTGTAATCCAGGTGCCTGGCAATAGATGGCAGTACTCTGCCTCTCCCATGGACAGGCAGGGACTGCCAGCAGCCACCTCCCAATCCATGCCCACCAATGCCAAACCTGGCTTTTGATTCCTGGCTGGGACTTAAGGCACTGCTACAATGCAGCCGGCCTCAACAAGCATCTACAGTGCCCAAGCTCAGGTTGCAGGACTCCTCTCTCCACTGGAACTCACTTGGAAATCTGGTCTCCAATGTGGCCATCCACAGCTTCCTCACTGGTAATGCTAAAGCCCAGGAGCCATCCCAGAGCTCTTCCATTGGAAcctgggctggggaggctgGCAGGGCGACACCACCAGAACAGCTTCTGAAGACACCCTGCCACCTGCCAGGCTAGAAGGCCACGTTACtctgatttttctcattaatcAAAGCAATACAATTTTCTGGTTGCTTCTTCTTATTGCCCTAAGTTGCCCTAGGCTGGCAGGGGGTTGGAGCTGATTGCCACATTCCAGCATGGCTTTCTCCACCGCAGGATTCAgccagaggaagaaaggaagcgagctgctctgcctgcctgccctctCACTCTGGCACAAGGTTTCTCAAACTCAGCTGGGGCATACCACAGGGTGGGAGCTCCTTCTACCAGCTCTTGGCTGCCTTCCCAGCAAGCGTGGGACTCTCCTGTGCACAACTGAGAGTGTTACAGGGCCAGAGGTGGATGACTGGATGAGCAGAGTGGGAGTCTGTGACTGAGGCTTTATAATCTCCTGATTCTCTGGTGATCTCTCAGAAGCTACCAGCCAAACTGGTTTCTTGTGACAGATACTCTGATCTTACCTTGGGCCTTATCATGATTGCTTTTTATAAAGCTTCTCCTGCTGGAGTCATGTGAGTGAGGATGGCAGCTGCCACTTTAATATTGAATAGCTCATCCTCACACCTGCCTTGTAAAAGCTTGAAAATATGACcttcaaatttttaaatttttgaatttaaaaagaagactCCACTGTGTTTCAACATCATTGCccttaaattaattaatatcaGAATTTGGGGTCTGGAATAGCAGATTTTACACTGCTTTGTCCCTGAGAGCTGCCACTGCCTTTTCTATCATCCTGTGCTTGGGAAGTGTTCCCATTCCGGCCCACAGCGCGCTTGGGCAGGCGGAAGGGAAAGGGCAGAGAGTCGTAATTAATTGCTGCACGGTGGCATTTCCACTGCAAGCCTTGGCAAGGCAGTTCCTCTCTTCTGCCTCGAGTGAGGTGCCCAAGCTCTTTCTCTGGGCACTGCTTTTAtgtgctcctctgctgcccagagagcaAGTGGGAAGGTGTAAAAGCAGCAAGGATgaagccagggcaggagcacctGTACCTCTGGAATGTCAGCCACAGCACAGGGGC is a window encoding:
- the FSTL1 gene encoding follistatin-related protein 1; translation: MIWKSLPLLCALLAAARLRAEEEPRSKSKICANVFCGAGRECAVTEKGEPTCLCIEKCKPHKRPVCGSNGKTYLNHCELHRDACLTGSKIQVDYDGHCKEKKSENPAASPVVCYQSDRDELRRRVIQWLEAEIIPDGWFSKGSNYSEILDKYFKSFDDGDSRLDSTEFLKFVEQNETAINITTYMDQETNKLLRGLCVDALIELSDENADWKLSFNEFLKCLSPSFNPPEKKCALEDETYEDGAETQVECNRCVCACGNWVCTAMTCEGRNEKVPAQRHRPDQDLTEEEMARYVQELQKHQETAEKTKRMSTKEM